cgcccgcaCCGCCgccggcgggaagcggcgcgCTGAGGCGGCCGCACGCCGTGGCCCCGCCCCCAGCACGCGAACGTCATTTCCGCGTCCGGAGCGGCGGCCCCTCTAGGCAGGCTGGCCCCGAGGAGACTCTATGGTGAGGCGGCGGGCCGTGGGGCAGGCGGTGCCGGGCCGCCCCGCTCGCTGAGGGCGGCTGatccccgccgcccggccgggccccgcgcccccgcctCCTTCCGCCGCAGCCTCGGCCCCAGCCCGGGCGGCCTCCTGCCCCGCCAGAGGGGTGTCCCGCGGAGCGGCAGCCATGAGTGTCGCGGAGCGGcctgaggaggagaagaaggaggcggcggcggcggcggcgacggccGCGGCCAGTCCCGGGCTCTCGCTGGGTACGTGAGGGGCGGCCGGGCTGGGCGGCCGGCGGGCGCAGGGAGGTCCGAGGACCGGGCTGGGGCCGCCCCCGGCACCGCCCCGGGCTGAGggcccgcggggagcggggcaggcCGCCGTGGGACTGGGCTTTGGCTCTGCCGCCGGCCCCCGGGGCCGGTGGTGGAAGGTCTGGCGGCTGGGTCCACTCGGAGACGAAACCCAAGTCCCTGTCGTCGTTTTCTCCCGTGCGGTGCTGCCTAGAGATCCAAAGGTTTTGTCTTCCAAGAGCTCTGCCCACAATAACTAAGTCATAGCTTGCCCGTACGAAACTTACAGTAATTGTTACCTAACTCTTGGAAACTTTTGGAGTTCAGCGTGTGGTGTTATCATGAGGTCTTCGTATGTTTTGAGTGACAGACTAAGACCTTTATTTGGTAGGGCCGGGCTTATTCTCCAGCTTTGAAAGCAAAGGGTGGGGGTGTGTTAATGTATTCTTGATGTGTAGCCAAAACAATTGACATTGCCTGTTTTTTTCCCTAGTAGACTGGAGCAGCTGgaatttttttggtggttttggagTTTCTGGTCTGCTAGTGTTCAAATAAAACTGTTCACCAGGAAGCCCATAACATAGGAGCGGGaataagggagggacaaagagggggaggaaaaaagaagctCAGTTTAGTTGATGAAGTGCAAAGAATTATCACCTCAGTGTggaaatggttttaatttttgaacAGGAAAATATAATTGCTCGAGGTGAAACTTGAAGTGTGTGCTGACCTGTCACATTCAAGCTTGCTGTTCTTTGGTGTAGGTCCTAGTGTTGCATCTCCAGATGAAGGAGTAGTAGAAGATCTGCCTTTAATAGATGAGAAAGCTGTGGAGCAGCTAACTGAAGGATTGATTTCTCATTATCTGCCTGATCTTCAGCGATCAAAATCAGCACTGCAGGAACTTACGTAAGCAAGTTTTTAAAACCAACTTCTCACATGTCCATAccttatttgctgctttttttcagtaTGACGTTCTAGCTACCCTTAACTAGAATATAGTTTACTGCAGCATTTCTGTGTTCTGACTATAGCATCCCAAGAAGTTAAGTGATTTGCAGGAGTATTGGGGGGTGTATAAGCTGCAGTGTAGCCTATCAGAACTTTGCAGAATGTATAATGCTAGAACACTAAAATCCCCGAAGCCAGGTATAGCAGAAGACGTGTAGATTTCTTAAATACTTATTCACTTCTGTAGTGGAAAGTCTGCCAAAAGCTGAATTTTTTGCTTGCAGAGATGCAGTTCATATTCAGGGCAGCTTGTAGTGCAGTATATTGTTTGTTGTCCAGTCTCTAAACTGTGTTGTGAAAGATACACTTGGAAAATATAATTAAGGAGCTAACCAGATAAGGATTCTTTGTACATTGGCATCTCACTGATAGCTGAGGATAGTTTATTTCAAACGCAGGCTGGGTCTGCCCTGGATGCAGAGGTACTGGAAAGGCTTTACACAGATCCATCTCGGGTTTGGCAGGGTACGTTGGTTTGGGTTTCAGGATGCATGGTGTGGTTATGCTGCTGCCAAGGACAGCCTGTGTCTGGAAAGACTTTAGCTGATTTGTGTGGGATGGAGAATCCTTAATAAGCACCGAGGATCCACGCAAGTTCTATACAGAAATAGTTTAGTCCCACGCCATGATGCAGAGGCACTCGAGTACAAAGTCAAGAGCTAattgttttttccttcattcagcCTGCAGAGTGCCTGTTTGGGGTTTTGGATATTTATCCTGGATATCCATGCTGTATGATGGCAGCTGAGTTTGTGTGTAATCAGCTGGGATTTCTCTATATCCATTTACTCATGTCTTTATTCAAATCACCTAGCAATGCATAAGAGGAATCTGATGTAGGGAAGCATGTATTTATATTGTTATGATCAAAAGTAATATTTATATAAAGGGCTGGTTAAAAAGCACATATGCTGCTTCACTTTGATTTTATGCATCATTTTTGTTTCAGACAGAACCAAGTAGTATTACTAGAAACATTAGAACAAGAAATATCAAAATTCAAAGAGTGTAACTCCATTCTTGATATCGATGCTTTGGTAAGTATTATTAATGCTTTCTTAAAATTCTATTAGCATAGATTTTCTTGCTGAAGCATTAGTATCAACTTGTGTATTTTCCTTGTTCTTAATGACCTACAGGAATAGAACCAACCAGTTCAGATATTCGGGACAAATTATTGCTGGAGAGGGTGTGGAACCAGCGTATTTCCTTTAGATCAGAAGGGCACCGGGAAGAAAAGCAGCTCAGTCAGCTAGTGGTAGTAAGCCTAGTTGTTAAGAACCAGTAGCCAAAGTGAAGGTATGCCATCTTTCAGTTGGACTGAGGCTCCAAAGTGAGCTCTGTGAACCTCTCCAGACTAGTAGGAAGGCTGTGTGAAACACTGATATACAGTGCATAAAatggtaatatttttattctgtttagtGAATCTTCGTTCAGTAGATTACTGGGTGTACTTGTTGACATATGGAAGTTTTCTGTATTGATACATGCAGTATGTGAACTTTATATGTAAACTTGAACGTGTTTAATCCGTTATCAAGCTGTTCTGGTAATCACTATGTTTTTGATTGCTGTTTTGGTGTGTGGCTTTATAGAACAACTATTTCCAACTTGACAGTCACTGCTTTAACAGTTGTGTTTTTCAAGTTTTCAGAAGCTAAACACTATCACAACAAGTTAGTGAATATTAGAAATGAAATGATGATGCTCCATGAGAAGACATCAAAGTTAAAAGTGAGTGggataaatatttttactttccaacgtaaatatttatgtattattgACTTTCAGCTTCTACTTTGGATACATGCTGAAAGTTCTgattaaaatacaattttcagtCCTTATCTTAAATGGATGGTTTCAGCAGTGCCATGTCATGTATGTTTTTAAACTTTCACTTATTCTTAGGTGTACTCAAGCAACTTACGCACCTGAACTACTAGTAAGTCTCTGTTGTCGTTATGTTTAGGTGGTGTAAGAATTATGCTTTGTTCTGTCACTTAATCCACTCCATTCCAACTAGTTCTCTGTTGTTTCAGTTTCTGTgccttttaaatgaaaactagATTGTCACAAATGTAAGAATTTCTCCTTCTATTTCATGTAATATTAACAGTGGCATAAGTTCACTGACTTCATGCTATATAGGCAGTCTCTGGTTACGTTCTGGCAAGATTAGTCCTTGAGTATGTtcaacaaaaggatttttttcttggagGCAATACATTGCACAGTATGCACCTTGCCTGGTATCCATGAAGGATGGCTCTTAGTGAGACTGAAGGGAGTCTGGTCTATTTTCCCCATGTAGATCACAGACTTGCTGCTTCTTAACAGCAAGATGGAagtgggagggaggaagaaaaaacaaacggTTTGTGCAACATTCAGTCATAAGCAGTGTGGCCCGAAGAAGATATTGTGAAGAGAAGGGGGGGGATTTTGTTTGTAGCTCCAACTTAAATACAGCTGTGAAACTTACAATTATTTTCTGGTCTTTTCTGTGTAGAAAAGAGCACTTAAACTGCAacaaaagaggcagaaagaagAATTAGAACGAGAACAGCAACGTGAGAAGGAACTcgaaagagagaagcagttaacAGCAAAACCTGCTAGGAGGACATGAAAGCAGAGCATGCAACAACTTGTCTGAATTAAATCATTTCTGCATTCTCTGGATTTAAGGCAGACTTTGCTTAAACTGGGTTATAGCTGTTACTAGCAACAGTCCATGATACTATAAATTCCAGAATGGTAATAATAGGGTTGGTAACAttcaaattttttaatttcagccatTCAGGTTGCCTTCTTTAGTAATGCTATGCAGTTTGATGTTGTTATAATGTAAagtgggaggtttttttgtatGTAGGAGATCTTAGGCATCACAGTTTTAAATACCTATCcatttttttgtctgttcttcTGGTGTTTAGATTTCTGAGAGATATTTGGTGACTGGCATACATGTTTTTTAGACAAAATACAGAATACTAGTTAAAGTTCAGTCCTCCTCATCAGACTTCAGTGGCCACCTATTTCACTGAAACCCCTTTGATTCAGGCAGTTGGGATCTTTTTTTGATGCCCTGGTTCATAAATACTGACTTTTTGTGCAGCTTTAGTTTGGTCTGTCTCCAATGAACTGAAGAAACTTCCATTGTATTTGCCTGAAAGTTCCTTTATTGCAGTGGTCTTACTTTTTTTGTCATCAAGTACTTAAGAACAGCTTTAAACTAACTTCTGATTAAGTTCCTGGCTGAATTGTTGCGGGGGGGAAGCAGAACACTAAAAAGTCTCAAAACTGATGTGTGCACAATGCAAAGATTAATGAGTCTGTGCCTCCACAAACATTTGAGTTGAACCAGGGAACTGTTGCTTCTGTCATGGCTCGACAGGAAGACTGTGTGGTCTAAGCAGATTTCTGTGGGATTAGAAGTTGTCGTTTCTTCATTTTGTgtgacaaaataaaacacaaccaaaacTAAACGATTTCTACTTCATGTGAAATTCAGTTACCTGTAGGAAAAActactgcatttaatttttttccttaataaattattcatttacACTTCAGGGTTACGTAAGAGAATTTCTGTTATGCTGTCCTCAGCCAAACTGATGAGTGTTAGTGTATATGATGGTAAATGTGGAATGGAGGTTGATATCCATTTCTCTGAATGTAATTGCtttcttgcagcacttggtgtgATCTCTCATTCAAATGAATGTACGTGTTGTCTAACTGGTAAAAGAGCTTTAAACTGTTTGTTCTTACAGTCTAACAAACTAGTTAGTTTGtatctgtgttatttttaaagtagtaacGCAAGTGGTGTGTTTTGAAGTAAGATAAAGGGTAAGCTCTGTAAAGTTTTCCATAAAATATGTATGGAAAGGTATTGGAgtcaattttttcttctgttttacatgGTTTACACAGTATATACCTGCCTGGACTCCTCTGTACTGTAATTTTCTGAACTAATTTCCTGTCCTTAATATTTGTCAtctttttctgtgaaagacaTACTCTGACGAGTAATCATCCAGCACGCAAAGTAaacttggaaggaaaacaaactaCTTACAGTTTGAAGAGACACTGAAATACTGGTACTGAAGCAGTAATAGATTAAAACTTTCCACaggtatttttcctttaaattgaCTTGTATCAGTTACTTGCCAGTGGATTGTTGACCTGTGCTGTGGTTTGTATGTATTTCTAAGAGAAATGTAAAGAATTTCCACAGTCCATATTTGGAGCAGAATGTACATAActaaatattgtttaaatatttttattttctaatgtaaTTTCAAGATTTGTTTCTGGGAATTTAAACAGTTCTTATTAAAGTATAATAACATGAAACTAAATGCCTCAGTATCCAGATCAGGATTAAATTCCTGCGGTACTCCTTGATTTGTGTTCCCTCATCTGGAATCCAGTTTAGTGTTTCAAGTTGTGGTTTCTTTTTGTCAAgatctgtgggggtttttttccaaagaactgtggggttttgtggggagtttttgtttcaaaaatcaTGACTACTTTTATTGAAACTACAGAATTCTAAGGATAGAAATCGATGCTTTTGCAATTGCATACTTCAGTGTTTCTTTGGAATAATTTCTGATCAAAGGAATAAAAGCTTGCAGTGGTTTCTTTCCAGAGGAATCACATACAGAGATGTAAAAACGTAATTGATGACTTGATAAAATTGTGGTAAAAGCTGGGTTGTACCAATAAGGAACTAATTTTCCTAAATGATCTATCTGtaacaaaggggggaaaaaaataacatatatagGGGGAAGTTTGGTCAGTTTACATAACTTTCTTTTATTAATGAGCTCTTAATTAATTGTAGTTTTGACTTAATTTATCTCCACAGgatgtttttcttccaaatactCCTCTTGTGACTGAATGCATAAAAAGTAAATGGTGCTTTGGATTAATTTAATGATACTGGCATCTAAAATTGTATGCTTGTATTAATATGCACAGCTAGAGTGAGTAATTCTATTACTGGATGCATTTAGTCTTGCTTGATTTTATAAGAAACTACTTACCAAGTGATAAATTTGGTAGCGTTAGATGTTTTCTTACTGACTTTTTATTCCATCTACATGAGGAGGTGCAGCCAGCTTCATCTTTTTGAGAAACATAAAATGACAGCTTTAAACCACTTTCTTTTAATACTGTTTCATACTTGGTGTACTCACCTGTTTTTATCATCATAGCAGCAGAAGATCGTTAACTGTGCAGTAATTCTTcgaatttttattttgtaagattCAAATTTAGGAGTTACTGTTGGTAACTGAGGAATCTTGGTTTCCCATGCTTTTATCTTTGCTATTGTTAACCTTGATGCTTAATTTGGGTCCCCACACCTATAGCTGTTCAGCTTCACGTGAGCCAAATTTTAATCCAGAGAAATCTGGCTTTTTCACTAATAGTGATAGCTTTGCCATGGTTGTAAGgcaaatatttgtttctttttggaaagTGGCTACAgagtattttatcttgttttattcTGCGTGCTGTGACCTAAGTGGTAATAGCATAAATAAAGGTTGTTTCTGTAGCTGTTCTGTTGGGATTCTAGCAGCTGAGAGAGTTCTCTGGCCGATTTACCCTGAATTAGGCTTCATCAGACCCGTTCTGCCACCTCCTGCTTGCTTTGTAACActgctggctgctctgctgtCATTCTGAGCTTGAAGCTGTAATGCCTCACCTTGCggtggtcctttttttttttttaaacctcgtTAAATCTGATTGGTTATTTGATCTCTGTTGGATAAGTTGTGTGAATATAACTGAATTACTGCTAAAAACTTTGCAGGACTTCATGATGTAAATCTGTAATAACACAAATTATAGCAGCATAAATACTAATATGGCTATTCATGCTAGGTAAAACAGTATGCATGAAGGTTCTTAGTAAGACTGTATGTAAAGGTAGCAAAGAtgatttgatttatttattcatttatttatttttaaatcaaagtgtAAGCTTAAGTTGAAGCAAAGAGTTAGTTTTGGCACAAATATAACTGCTTTCCAGTAGCTTGAAGTACACTTGTACTTTACCTTTCTCAGTCCTTGGCAAAGTGATTTGTGTAAAAACAGGCACCAAAACCAGTCACatccccaccagcaccaccaactCTTTGTGATACCAGCTCTTAGGTCACAGATTTGTGTTTCTTAAATAATTCTGTATGTAGGTGATCGAACTAAAACTGAGGGGAAGACCAGTGCTGCTGGTTTTAACATAATAAAGTTAATGGTTTTAACTGTTTTCCCTCCAGGCATAACTGTTGGCATCCACGATCTGTGAGGTTATGACTAACTCCAGTCCATCATCTAAGTGTTGTTCATGAAGTGTTGTGTAGCTTCAAAGCACAGCTGTTGGCCATACCTGGTAACTCAGTGTTTCTTTCTTGGGTTTGCTCCTATCTCTCCATGTACCTCCACCACGTCAAGCCATCGTGCTTAAGAAAGGAAATAGAACATCCTGCTTGGCAATCCGAAAAGTCACAACAAATGTATTCAGCTCTTGCAAAACTTGCAACTTAATGAAGCAAATGATTTCAAGCTTGATAAAGAGTAATTCCGAAAGTTGTACACATGGAAAGACAATAGTCTCTAGGGCAGTAATTTAcagaagtaattaattttgcACTCTCAGTCACACTGAGATGTAAGACCAAAGATAAGGCTGATCGATTTTGTTTCACGTGTTGCAATGAAAATGCATCCTGGCACTGCTGTGAAAACAAGGCCATCTGTGCGTGCACTGGCCAGCAAAACACTACCTGTAAATTAGCAATATAGTTTATTGCCTTGATGAGCAAGACTTCTATCACCTGGGACTCAGGTAAAGAGTAATATCCTCCCATGTCAATACAGCCTGCCAAAGTAATAATAAACAGTTAACAAGAACTCTTTGCCACCCCACTACCTAAAACCAAAGTTTTACCCCTTCAGCACGCCAATGAAATGGCTaattttccagtatttaaaaCTGGGTAGAAGTCATGCTGGTCAACTATGTATGAGAATGTGTTTCTTActctgttttgctgcttcttctacttttttttttttttttcccttgtattactgctgcttttttgttaGCCTTACAGACGCTATGATTTACAGGTATGCCAGAAGAAGAGTATCTCCAAGAAAAAGTATCAAAGATGATGTGAGGAAATTACTGCTTTTCTTCTACATCACCCAGTGCTACTAGAATTTATTTGAGATTGTGCTCACCATCAGGTAGGCACTTTCCACAGAAGAATCATCCCCATGCTGGAGAACTCGCAGTCTAAGCCTAGACAGACATGCAGATGtcctgcggggcgggggggtgtcagTATAATTAACAGGCCAGGAGGTGCGTGTTCTGGGCTTTCCAGGAGAGCCCAGTTGCCTGGTGAGTGTTAGCCATGGCTCCTGCAGCCCCGCCGGTGCCGGTGGccctgggggggtgtgtgtgtaccCAGCAGCGTGTGCCCAGCCCTTGCAAAGCAGTGTCCACCCCCTCATCCTGCCTGGACTTTGCTGTTGTGGGAGGGATAGGCAGcactccctgcagctgcaggagggcTCTGGGCTACAGGTGAGCACTTTCTTCATGTTTGGTTTATGTGTTCTGAGTTAAGGGTAGTCATTTAAGtaattttgtcattaaaattGCAGACCATCTCTGTGAGAAGTCTGGGGGGAAATAGACATGAGAGCGTCAAGaagatattttaacatttaaagaCAATCCTAAaaatagatgtttaaaaaaaaaaatttagaaaaaaacaaaacaactttctttTCTCATGGATATAAGTGAGGATCAACCTCTTAGaacaaaaaatgtggaaaaaaggCTGTGCTCTGACTGTACCAGGACAGGTGGGAATGGGAAGTCAGGAAGCTCTTAAAAATTATAGAAATTGGCAGTTTGGTTATTATAAAACATGTGACTGTAAAccatggttttttttctctttagaaaagtCACTTGTATTAATAAAGATGTCTAATCCCCATGTCATATTTTTAAAGCTACTGATTGTGTCTTCTCCCAGTACATTTTCTGTCCAGTAAAATCCATGAAAGTGTAGGTGTTCAGCAGCTTTGAAAAACGAGCCTTGGCCTCTACATGGGAACACACTGTCATCAGAGGTCATTTATTAATTATTGATCTAGTAAGTGGGGGTTTTCTTATTCAAATGTAattcttttgctatttttctaTCTATAGAAAAGGACCACTAGATTAAGGTTTAGGGTTGCTGTTTATGGGTAACCTGATCAAGTTCAGATATTGAAGTATCAGTGGTCACTAGGTTACAGCTGGTGTGGTGGTCATAATTTTGGTTTAGGTCAGCCTGAAGTAAGTGACCTATGGTCAGTGATCTAGGTGGGACTTCTAGACTGGTGCTAGCCAAATATGCAGCTGGGATTAGGTCAAGGTTTGGCAGGGGTCTGAATTTAGGATTGGAGTTACAGAAGCACATGTATGagggttttgttttcagatgcaCTCAGAAGTGAGAAAAGGGAAGGCAGTTGGGAGGATGTATTTATTTGACAGTGCTTTCATGTAAAATAATGCTGTGCAGATCTTCTGTGGAACTAGTATTACACGTGCCAAGTCTTGTACaagtgacagaaagaaaaatggtttgtTTCGGAGGCCTTTTGACTTTGGACtctcttatttttattatgtttacgCATTTTAGCCTGGTGTTGCTGGTATTATGTAGCTGTAGAAAACATTACAGAAACCTCACATACAGGTATGGAACTACTAAATACTGAGAAGTTCCTCTGAAAGGGTAACTTATATCCTGtcaaaattaatgtattttggcTAAACCTGCTTCTTGGACTTAGTTTGTGTGTATTTGTGAGAACAGTCACTGTTTATAAGTAGGCAAAATGAGTCGTTCTAATTCAGATCTTATGTGCTGTGGCCTCATCTCCAACAACCTCTGTACCTGCAGGGAACGTCTGTTGAGAACAGAGGTAAATTGTCAGGCTGGACTTTATGATTGTTGGCCTTCAGCCGTAActtgagaaaagcaactgaaGCTTCTTTTCTACCAATAGAAGCTCAAAGTAACATAAAGCATAAGACAAGTGGCACAAGCAAGCTAAGAGTATTAGCCAGTTTGCCAGTGGCTGGCCATGAGGAGTGGCAGTGCCCTTGTGCTGAACAAATGACAAGTCTGGAGCTGGGACAGAGAAATTGTTCTTGTTCAGAAGCGCAGGACGTGATTGCAATCTGCGAGC
This sequence is a window from Athene noctua chromosome 13, bAthNoc1.hap1.1, whole genome shotgun sequence. Protein-coding genes within it:
- the BLOC1S6 gene encoding biogenesis of lysosome-related organelles complex 1 subunit 6 isoform X2; translated protein: MSVAERPEEEKKEAAAAAATAAASPGLSLGPSVASPDEGVVEDLPLIDEKAVEQLTEGLISHYLPDLQRSKSALQELTQNQVVLLETLEQEISKFKECNSILDIDALFSEAKHYHNKLVNIRNEMMMLHEKTSKLKVYSSNLRT
- the BLOC1S6 gene encoding biogenesis of lysosome-related organelles complex 1 subunit 6 isoform X1 — encoded protein: MSVAERPEEEKKEAAAAAATAAASPGLSLGPSVASPDEGVVEDLPLIDEKAVEQLTEGLISHYLPDLQRSKSALQELTQNQVVLLETLEQEISKFKECNSILDIDALFSEAKHYHNKLVNIRNEMMMLHEKTSKLKKRALKLQQKRQKEELEREQQREKELEREKQLTAKPARRT